Proteins encoded within one genomic window of Borrelia parkeri:
- a CDS encoding trypsin-like peptidase domain-containing protein, giving the protein MKKNFISVFLASFLALTIGFFVGIYYLGSDKNTIVFAQEKGDAGESLQDSFRKVSKKILPSTVEIYATGIVKTRDLFHLFFFFDIPGFNLEKKAQWGGSGVIIGRDSKKTNLFYALTNSHVVDNAIEFEVGTYDNKTYKAKLVGKDDKKDIALVSFEANDAAIEIAELGDSDMLEIGDWVIAVGSPHNFSFSVTAGIISGLHRSVNPNLKARNSFIQTDAAINRGNSGGPLVNIKGEVIGINTWISASPSGGNLGLGFAVPINNAKSIFDVLMSGKKSESAWMGVDLHRLRNKDPELLKSLGYEDNFESLAIIAGVYDGTSAFRAGLKAGDVISKINDVSMNFFYDVKQYINDFYAKEKIKVEILRGKEKKNVEIELDVKPKISNEKEYISELKLMPGFTVYPLTKEVRTQLGLRNWTNGVVVDSVDPTLGTNPKISTGDIIMVVNSKSIKSLRDFYDAVQYGKNTYTVLRDGQTFKVSF; this is encoded by the coding sequence ATGAAGAAAAATTTTATTTCCGTATTTTTAGCAAGCTTTTTAGCTTTAACTATTGGATTTTTTGTTGGAATATATTATTTAGGATCTGATAAAAATACTATTGTTTTTGCACAGGAGAAAGGTGATGCTGGCGAGTCTCTTCAGGATTCTTTTAGAAAGGTATCTAAAAAGATTTTACCATCCACTGTGGAAATTTATGCTACTGGAATAGTTAAAACACGCGATCTTTTCCATTTATTCTTCTTTTTTGATATTCCAGGTTTTAACCTTGAAAAAAAGGCGCAATGGGGTGGTTCTGGAGTAATTATTGGAAGAGATTCTAAGAAAACAAATTTATTTTATGCTCTTACAAATAGTCATGTTGTAGATAATGCGATTGAATTTGAAGTTGGAACTTATGACAATAAAACTTATAAAGCAAAACTAGTAGGTAAGGATGATAAAAAAGATATTGCACTCGTTAGTTTTGAGGCTAATGATGCAGCTATTGAAATAGCTGAACTTGGTGATAGTGATATGCTTGAGATAGGGGATTGGGTTATAGCTGTTGGGAGTCCCCATAACTTTAGTTTTTCAGTTACAGCAGGTATTATAAGTGGTCTTCATCGTTCGGTTAATCCTAATTTAAAAGCACGAAATTCATTTATTCAAACAGATGCAGCTATTAATCGTGGTAATTCTGGGGGACCTCTTGTAAATATTAAGGGAGAAGTTATTGGGATCAATACTTGGATATCGGCTTCTCCTTCTGGGGGTAATCTTGGACTTGGTTTTGCTGTTCCTATTAATAACGCTAAAAGTATTTTCGATGTTTTGATGAGTGGGAAGAAGAGTGAATCGGCTTGGATGGGCGTTGATTTGCATCGTTTAAGAAATAAGGACCCAGAACTTCTTAAAAGCTTAGGTTATGAAGATAATTTTGAATCATTAGCAATTATTGCGGGTGTTTATGATGGTACATCTGCTTTTAGAGCAGGGCTTAAAGCAGGTGATGTAATTAGCAAGATTAATGATGTTTCAATGAATTTTTTCTACGATGTTAAGCAGTATATTAATGATTTTTATGCGAAAGAGAAGATTAAAGTTGAAATTTTAAGAGGAAAAGAAAAAAAGAATGTTGAAATAGAACTTGATGTTAAGCCCAAAATCAGTAATGAGAAGGAATATATCTCAGAGCTAAAATTGATGCCAGGTTTTACTGTTTATCCTTTAACTAAGGAGGTTAGGACTCAACTTGGTTTAAGAAATTGGACTAATGGAGTTGTGGTAGACAGTGTTGATCCAACTTTAGGTACAAATCCTAAAATTTCAACAGGAGATATCATTATGGTTGTTAATTCAAAAAGTATTAAAAGCTTAAGAGATTTTTATGATGCTGTTCAATATGGGAAGAATACTTATACTGTTTTAAGAGATGGTCAAACTTTTAAGGTATCTTTTTAG
- a CDS encoding phosphoribosyltransferase, translating to MKKFVSYEEIRINGLKLAYKIYKNGFIPDIMYVSLRGGAYLGNIISEFFKFIKLEKPLLYAAVVARSYDISNKQKKIMIDGWTYDPKYLRAGDNVLFVDDIFDTGRTIIHLREEVLKRGIDSQNVKIAVYDYKERGYVDYKPDYYVNKYSSEDELNTWIHYSNHELIGLSKDEYKLSFFNLDDELNDILKFLSSKL from the coding sequence ATGAAAAAATTTGTTTCTTATGAAGAGATAAGAATAAATGGTCTTAAGCTTGCTTATAAAATTTATAAAAATGGATTTATTCCTGATATTATGTATGTCTCTTTAAGAGGAGGAGCTTATCTTGGTAATATTATTAGTGAATTCTTTAAATTTATTAAGCTAGAAAAACCTCTTCTTTATGCTGCTGTTGTTGCAAGATCATATGATATTTCAAATAAGCAAAAAAAAATAATGATAGATGGATGGACTTATGATCCAAAATATTTAAGAGCAGGGGATAATGTTTTATTTGTTGATGATATTTTTGATACTGGTCGTACAATTATTCATTTGCGAGAAGAAGTTTTAAAGAGAGGAATAGATAGTCAAAATGTTAAGATTGCTGTTTATGATTATAAGGAACGTGGATATGTGGATTATAAACCTGATTATTATGTTAATAAATATTCAAGTGAAGATGAGCTAAATACCTGGATACATTACAGCAATCATGAATTAATAGGCTTATCAAAAGATGAGTATAAATTGAGTTTTTTTAATTTAGATGATGAACTGAATGATATTTTAAAATTTTTGTCTAGCAAACTTTAG
- the rsgA gene encoding ribosome small subunit-dependent GTPase A, whose amino-acid sequence MKDLRFEVLWGVNNIYSIVNVNTNEIYEGVIKGKVLNTQDKEYSPLVPGDFVCGDIYDEGKVYIKERLKRKSVLWRYNKKAALRQVIVSNIDNVLIVNSANLPEIKNSFIDRALVVAEEQGITPIILINKVDEGISTKVDTLIKIYENLGYRVIKTSVITLQGIEEIKEIIKNSRASFVGQSGVGKSSLINEVDLNAAQAINEISYKYARGRHTTVYAMAFHSDNGVVIDTPGIKEFGIESLEPLKLRYYFREFKDLNNFCRFNSCLHANEPNCFIMNQIGFKISEVRYNSYLKIVNELKRYKSYAREIFGKN is encoded by the coding sequence TTGAAAGACCTTAGATTTGAGGTTCTCTGGGGTGTGAATAATATTTATTCTATTGTTAATGTTAATACCAATGAAATTTATGAAGGAGTTATTAAGGGGAAGGTTTTAAATACTCAGGATAAAGAATATAGTCCTTTGGTTCCTGGCGATTTTGTTTGTGGAGATATTTATGATGAGGGCAAGGTATATATTAAAGAGAGACTTAAACGAAAAAGTGTTCTTTGGCGTTATAATAAAAAGGCTGCTCTTAGGCAAGTTATTGTTTCAAATATAGATAATGTTTTAATTGTTAATTCTGCTAATCTTCCTGAGATTAAAAATTCATTTATTGATAGAGCATTGGTAGTTGCTGAGGAACAAGGGATTACTCCTATTATTTTGATAAATAAGGTTGATGAGGGCATAAGCACTAAAGTTGATACTCTAATTAAAATTTATGAAAATTTAGGTTATAGGGTTATTAAAACTTCTGTTATCACTTTGCAGGGAATTGAGGAAATAAAGGAAATTATTAAGAATTCAAGAGCTTCTTTTGTTGGGCAGTCTGGAGTTGGAAAATCTTCACTTATAAATGAGGTGGATTTAAATGCAGCGCAGGCTATAAATGAAATATCTTATAAATATGCACGAGGGAGACATACTACAGTTTATGCTATGGCTTTTCATTCTGATAATGGAGTGGTAATTGATACTCCTGGAATAAAGGAATTTGGAATTGAAAGCTTAGAACCTCTTAAGCTTAGATATTATTTTAGAGAATTTAAAGATTTAAATAATTTTTGTAGATTTAATTCTTGTTTGCATGCAAATGAGCCAAATTGTTTTATAATGAATCAAATTGGATTTAAAATTTCAGAAGTTAGATACAATAGTTATCTAAAGATTGTAAATGAGCTTAAGAGATATAAGAGTTATGCAAGAGAAATATTTGGAAAAAATTGA
- a CDS encoding V-type ATP synthase subunit E yields the protein MQFEVKDLINKIKKDGLEEAEKLANEIILNAKRDAEAIVLKAESDAKDLKMQAEAEANEYKRHSLEASRQAVRDLIIGTEKNIKSLFKTALKDSVSRVYDDNFLRDLIIKVVDIWSKNDKIDIILNESDFSNLLSVLRARIGNRLDDAIEIKPFEGISKGFKIQQRDGNLYYDFTSETVADILFEYLNPRFKEVIKLI from the coding sequence GTGCAGTTTGAAGTTAAAGATCTGATAAATAAAATTAAAAAAGATGGACTTGAGGAAGCTGAAAAATTAGCAAATGAGATTATTCTTAATGCAAAGAGGGATGCTGAAGCTATTGTTTTAAAAGCTGAGAGTGATGCTAAGGACTTAAAAATGCAAGCTGAAGCGGAAGCTAATGAGTATAAAAGACATTCTCTTGAGGCATCTCGTCAAGCAGTCAGGGATTTGATTATTGGTACTGAAAAAAATATTAAATCTCTTTTTAAGACTGCTTTAAAGGATTCTGTTTCTAGAGTTTATGATGATAATTTTTTGAGGGACCTTATTATTAAGGTTGTAGATATTTGGAGTAAAAACGATAAGATAGATATAATACTTAATGAATCTGATTTTTCTAATTTATTATCTGTTTTAAGAGCAAGGATAGGAAATAGGCTTGATGATGCAATTGAGATTAAACCTTTTGAAGGAATAAGTAAAGGTTTTAAAATTCAACAAAGAGATGGAAATTTGTATTATGATTTTACATCAGAAACTGTTGCTGATATTCTTTTTGAATATTTAAATCCAAGGTTTAAAGAAGTTATAAAGTTGATTTAG
- a CDS encoding DUF2764 family protein: MLSPYYYVISSLPYLDLKIGNGESISGFFDNIEIALSREDFLCLKDFSESRFVRGNLKVIDQFLEFEEMIRYTLATIRAEKLGFSRDVYLESPYFSSYYLGILKPLCLKENPFEVELGLDMLKWQFLTELEVGNDFNFEKLVIYLLKLMLVSRKSLFIEEIGEKNFDDICQKLSMQMSKSF; this comes from the coding sequence ATGTTAAGTCCATATTACTATGTTATATCGTCATTACCTTATCTTGATTTAAAAATTGGTAATGGGGAGAGTATTTCAGGTTTTTTTGATAATATTGAGATTGCTTTAAGCAGGGAAGATTTTCTTTGTCTAAAGGATTTTTCAGAATCTAGGTTTGTTAGGGGGAATTTGAAGGTAATTGATCAATTTCTTGAATTTGAAGAAATGATAAGATATACTTTGGCAACTATTAGAGCTGAAAAGTTGGGATTTTCAAGAGATGTGTATTTAGAATCTCCTTATTTTTCTAGTTATTATTTAGGAATTTTAAAACCGCTTTGTCTTAAGGAAAATCCTTTTGAGGTAGAATTAGGACTTGATATGTTAAAGTGGCAGTTTTTAACAGAACTTGAAGTGGGAAATGATTTTAATTTTGAAAAATTGGTAATTTATTTGTTAAAGTTAATGTTAGTTTCAAGAAAAAGTCTCTTTATAGAAGAGATAGGTGAGAAGAATTTTGATGATATTTGTCAAAAATTAAGTATGCAAATGAGTAAAAGTTTTTAA
- the murI gene encoding glutamate racemase — MSNLKSVIVVFDSGVGGLSYFEYISKRLVKRNYVYIADNKNFPYGEKSSDFLLKEILELILKLEQMYNVAAIVIACNTASISVYDKLNFSFPVIYTLPSVCLVKELAYKRVILIATHATINSKFIQREKDYHWDLILKPASELVNFVEYGDKFKEDALKYLNFLKLEVKASRRNIVFLGCTHYLHIKDMIENSLGIPVYENREHVTNELVKELKSIDSRDDCLIRYFYLTQDENLYFYKNFCEKYGLHFKGIIN, encoded by the coding sequence ATGAGCAATTTAAAGAGTGTTATAGTTGTTTTTGATTCGGGTGTTGGTGGACTTTCTTATTTTGAGTATATAAGCAAAAGGCTTGTTAAGAGAAATTATGTCTATATTGCAGATAATAAGAACTTTCCTTATGGTGAAAAGAGCTCAGACTTTCTTTTAAAAGAGATTTTAGAACTAATTTTGAAACTGGAACAAATGTATAATGTTGCTGCCATTGTTATTGCTTGTAATACAGCTTCTATTAGTGTATATGACAAATTAAATTTTAGTTTTCCTGTAATATATACTTTGCCTTCAGTTTGTTTAGTAAAAGAGCTTGCATATAAAAGGGTTATTTTAATTGCGACACATGCTACCATTAATAGTAAATTTATTCAAAGAGAAAAAGATTATCATTGGGATTTAATTTTAAAACCTGCAAGTGAGCTTGTGAATTTTGTAGAATATGGAGATAAATTTAAGGAAGATGCACTTAAATATTTAAATTTCTTAAAATTAGAGGTTAAAGCTAGTAGGCGGAATATAGTTTTTTTAGGATGTACACATTATTTGCATATTAAAGATATGATTGAAAATTCTTTAGGAATTCCTGTTTATGAGAATCGTGAACATGTGACTAATGAGCTTGTTAAAGAATTAAAGAGCATTGATAGTCGTGATGATTGTTTGATACGTTATTTTTATTTAACACAAGATGAAAATTTGTATTTCTATAAGAATTTTTGTGAAAAATATGGTTTGCATTTTAAAGGAATAATCAATTGA
- a CDS encoding endonuclease MutS2, which translates to MQEKYLEKIDFYQILSSVSSYVAISDTVNLLGEQQILKTEEEVHRVCFFVKLIKNLIEVYDEYPNSCLESISDSIVLLIKENSRISIDEIKNIIFFLREVLRIILFLDRNEFKIQNEVEILKELLFVDPSLKHLLETLCKYIDLDELKIKRGVVKNYDEIDFEIRNLDKKIEKQLKQIISLNSQYLTSTLIYYKSGKYTIALKSSFKNKIKGNIISISSSGETFYIEPNDIVSENNRLGFLSFEKTRIVLKILQELSDEIRKHIVLLKALYNKFLYYDSLKARAIYGIRNQGVFPKFDSNINIINARHPLIQHAKSINFCPLNNKVVVITGPNAGGKTATLKTVALLSAMFQFGIPVPVDESSTFKIFDNILVDIGDDQSITNSLSTFSSHMNNIAYILKYATRDSLLIFDEFCSGTDIEQGQALAVAVLEHLININSCVIISTHYNALKYFAYTHEFVVNASMQMDLDKMEPNYNLIFSVPGESFAFSVASKSAIDSNIVLRAKEIHSSNKTEVNEILERLTKKEQEIHLLEEELKEKLKLIELKEIEINNIRNNIILKEKDLEERLINEQKEFLTNSRKILENLVREIKEGSVCTTKNKEFISNITDNIITKTTKIRLLNQEIDTKIEFRVGDKVRVAGSNASGEIIGVTKKGFIVNTGVFNITVSSSNLEKILDNKKSKNDRDKNFSFSFEGQDDELSLTVDIRGMRVVEAIDFLNRKIDNMLLRNVCKFEIIHGKGEGLLMEGIHAFLRDVKFVKKYYFAHPSDGGVGKTIVEF; encoded by the coding sequence ATGCAAGAGAAATATTTGGAAAAAATTGATTTTTATCAAATATTATCTTCAGTTTCTTCTTACGTAGCTATTTCAGATACGGTTAACCTTCTAGGTGAGCAACAAATATTGAAAACCGAGGAAGAAGTTCATCGAGTATGTTTTTTTGTTAAACTGATCAAAAATCTTATTGAAGTTTATGACGAATATCCAAATTCTTGTCTTGAGAGTATAAGTGATTCTATTGTTTTACTTATTAAAGAAAACTCAAGAATTTCTATTGATGAGATTAAGAATATTATTTTTTTTCTAAGAGAAGTTTTAAGAATAATACTTTTTTTAGATAGAAATGAATTTAAGATTCAAAATGAAGTTGAAATTTTAAAAGAATTATTATTTGTAGATCCAAGTTTAAAGCATTTATTAGAGACTTTATGTAAGTATATTGATCTTGATGAACTTAAAATAAAACGAGGTGTTGTCAAAAATTATGATGAGATTGATTTTGAAATTAGAAATTTAGATAAAAAAATTGAAAAACAGCTCAAGCAGATAATAAGCTTAAATTCGCAATATTTAACCTCTACGCTTATTTATTATAAATCAGGCAAATATACTATTGCACTTAAATCTAGTTTTAAAAATAAAATCAAGGGTAATATTATATCTATTTCATCATCTGGTGAAACATTTTATATTGAACCAAATGATATAGTGAGTGAGAATAATAGATTAGGGTTTTTAAGTTTTGAAAAAACGCGTATAGTTTTAAAAATTCTGCAAGAACTCTCAGATGAGATTCGCAAACATATTGTTCTTTTAAAAGCTCTTTATAATAAATTTTTATATTATGATTCTCTAAAGGCCAGAGCAATTTATGGAATAAGAAATCAAGGAGTGTTTCCTAAATTTGATAGTAATATTAATATTATCAATGCCCGTCATCCTTTAATACAGCATGCAAAATCTATAAATTTTTGTCCTTTAAACAATAAAGTTGTAGTTATTACAGGTCCTAATGCTGGTGGTAAGACGGCAACTTTGAAAACAGTTGCTCTCTTGAGCGCTATGTTTCAATTTGGAATTCCTGTTCCAGTTGATGAGTCTAGTACTTTTAAGATTTTTGATAATATTTTAGTTGATATTGGAGATGATCAATCAATTACAAATTCACTTTCAACTTTTTCAAGTCATATGAATAATATTGCTTATATTTTAAAGTATGCAACAAGAGATAGCCTGTTAATATTTGATGAATTTTGTTCAGGTACTGATATTGAACAAGGACAAGCATTAGCTGTAGCTGTTCTTGAGCATTTAATTAATATTAATTCTTGTGTTATTATTTCGACTCATTACAATGCTCTTAAATATTTTGCATACACCCATGAATTTGTTGTTAATGCTTCTATGCAGATGGATTTAGATAAAATGGAACCTAATTATAATTTAATATTTTCTGTTCCAGGTGAAAGCTTTGCTTTTAGTGTTGCAAGTAAGTCTGCTATTGATTCTAATATAGTACTTAGAGCTAAAGAGATTCATTCATCTAATAAGACGGAAGTTAATGAAATATTGGAAAGACTTACAAAAAAGGAGCAGGAAATTCATTTACTTGAAGAGGAATTAAAAGAAAAGCTTAAGCTTATTGAACTTAAGGAAATCGAGATTAATAATATTCGTAATAATATTATCTTGAAAGAAAAAGATTTGGAAGAGAGATTGATAAATGAGCAGAAAGAATTTTTAACAAATTCAAGGAAAATTTTAGAAAATTTAGTTAGAGAGATAAAAGAGGGTAGTGTTTGTACTACTAAAAATAAGGAATTTATATCTAATATTACAGATAATATAATTACCAAAACTACTAAAATTAGATTGCTTAATCAAGAGATTGACACTAAGATTGAATTTAGGGTGGGTGATAAGGTTCGAGTTGCTGGGTCAAATGCTTCAGGAGAAATAATAGGTGTTACTAAAAAAGGGTTTATTGTAAATACTGGTGTTTTTAATATTACGGTTTCATCTTCTAATTTAGAGAAAATATTGGATAATAAGAAGTCTAAAAATGATCGTGATAAAAATTTTAGTTTTTCTTTTGAGGGTCAAGATGATGAATTGAGTTTAACTGTTGATATTAGGGGAATGAGAGTGGTTGAGGCTATAGACTTTTTAAATAGGAAAATAGATAATATGTTACTGAGGAATGTTTGTAAATTTGAGATTATTCATGGCAAAGGAGAAGGTCTTCTTATGGAAGGAATACATGCATTCTTAAGAGATGTAAAATTTGTTAAAAAATATTATTTTGCTCATCCAAGTGATGGAGGCGTTGGAAAAACAATAGTAGAATTTTAA
- the map gene encoding type I methionyl aminopeptidase yields the protein MKLRLKSRAEIEKIRASARLLAQTFLEIEKNIAPGINTKTLDLIASDFITKNGAKSAFKGYAGFKGTICASINEEVIHGIPGTRELKDGDVISVDCGVILDGFYSDMAKTFKVGKVSPRVNKLLEVTEAALYRGIDEMKAGNRVLDISKAIENYIKPFGFGIVRDYTGHGVGFALHEEPSVPNYYEPFFKNVRIQEGMVLAIEPMVNLGGHKVSVKNDDWTVFASDFSCSAHFEHTVAVVDGLPLILSKI from the coding sequence TTGAAATTAAGATTAAAATCTAGAGCAGAGATTGAGAAAATTAGGGCATCTGCAAGACTTTTAGCCCAGACTTTTTTAGAAATTGAGAAAAATATTGCTCCTGGAATTAACACTAAGACGCTTGATTTGATTGCTAGTGATTTTATTACTAAGAATGGGGCTAAATCTGCTTTTAAGGGATATGCTGGATTTAAAGGAACCATTTGTGCTTCTATAAATGAAGAAGTTATTCATGGAATTCCTGGAACAAGAGAACTTAAAGATGGCGATGTTATTAGTGTTGATTGTGGAGTTATTTTAGATGGGTTTTATAGTGATATGGCTAAGACTTTTAAGGTGGGTAAAGTAAGCCCTAGGGTCAATAAATTATTAGAAGTTACAGAGGCTGCTCTTTATAGAGGAATTGATGAAATGAAGGCTGGTAATCGAGTTTTAGATATCTCAAAAGCTATAGAAAATTATATTAAACCATTTGGTTTTGGAATTGTTAGGGATTATACAGGACATGGTGTTGGTTTTGCTTTGCATGAAGAACCCAGTGTTCCAAATTATTATGAGCCTTTTTTTAAAAATGTTAGAATTCAAGAAGGTATGGTTTTAGCAATTGAGCCGATGGTAAATTTAGGGGGACATAAAGTTTCTGTTAAGAATGATGATTGGACGGTGTTTGCATCTGATTTTAGTTGTTCTGCTCATTTTGAACATACTGTTGCTGTTGTTGATGGTTTGCCTTTGATTTTGAGTAAGATTTGA
- the asnS gene encoding asparagine--tRNA ligase, with amino-acid sequence MHRSIKEILNNPILDSIITVKGWIRTKRSNGKISFVEINDGSNIKGIQAIIDEEDPLFEKKEFKKLTTGASISLTGILILSPAKGQTYEIKTTNFNIIGEADQETYLLQKKRHTFEFLREIPHLRIRTNTFGAVARIRNQISYKIHEYFQKNGFLYIHTPIITSNDGEGAGEIFRVSTLDFNSITNGKEVDFKDDFFGKQAFLTVTGQLHGEAYAMALSKIYTFGPTFRAENSNTTRHASEFWMIEPEMAFFTLEDNINLAEDFLKYILKETLNNCNQDMEFFDNFIEKGLIKKIEDVINSNFEVITYTQAIKKLENATKTFEIKPYWGMDLQTEHERYLTEEIIKKPAIVIDYPKEFKAFYMKMNEDGKTVKGMDILVPRIGEIIGGSEREDNLDKLNKRIKELNLEIETLNWYLDLRRFGSTPHSGFGLGLERLIQYITGMANIRDVIPFPRTPKTLYF; translated from the coding sequence ATGCATAGAAGCATCAAAGAAATTTTAAATAATCCTATACTAGACAGTATAATCACAGTGAAAGGATGGATTCGCACAAAACGCAGTAATGGTAAAATCTCATTTGTAGAAATTAATGACGGCTCAAATATTAAAGGAATTCAAGCGATCATTGATGAAGAAGATCCTCTATTTGAAAAAAAAGAATTTAAAAAGCTCACAACAGGTGCCAGTATATCATTAACCGGAATCTTAATCTTAAGCCCAGCAAAAGGACAAACCTATGAAATCAAAACAACAAATTTTAATATAATTGGAGAAGCAGATCAAGAAACATATCTTTTACAAAAGAAAAGGCACACCTTTGAATTTTTAAGAGAAATCCCTCATTTAAGAATTCGTACTAACACATTTGGGGCTGTGGCCAGAATTAGAAATCAAATTTCTTATAAAATTCATGAATATTTTCAAAAAAATGGATTTTTATACATACATACCCCAATTATTACATCAAATGACGGAGAAGGGGCTGGTGAAATATTTCGTGTATCTACCTTAGATTTTAATAGCATTACAAACGGAAAAGAAGTTGACTTTAAAGATGATTTCTTTGGTAAACAAGCATTCCTTACAGTAACTGGACAACTGCATGGCGAAGCTTATGCAATGGCTTTATCAAAAATATATACATTTGGACCAACATTTAGAGCAGAAAATTCTAACACAACACGCCATGCCTCAGAATTTTGGATGATTGAACCTGAGATGGCATTCTTTACACTTGAAGACAATATCAATTTAGCAGAAGATTTTCTTAAGTACATTTTAAAAGAGACTTTAAATAATTGTAATCAAGATATGGAATTTTTTGATAATTTCATTGAAAAAGGCTTAATCAAAAAAATTGAAGATGTCATAAACTCTAACTTTGAAGTTATTACATATACCCAAGCAATTAAAAAACTTGAAAATGCAACAAAAACATTTGAAATAAAACCTTATTGGGGAATGGATTTACAAACAGAACATGAAAGGTATTTAACAGAAGAAATCATCAAAAAACCTGCCATAGTTATTGATTATCCAAAAGAATTTAAAGCATTTTACATGAAGATGAATGAAGACGGCAAAACTGTTAAAGGAATGGATATTTTAGTTCCACGCATCGGAGAAATAATTGGAGGCAGTGAAAGAGAAGATAATTTGGATAAGTTGAATAAAAGAATAAAAGAGCTAAATTTAGAAATAGAAACTCTTAATTGGTACTTAGACTTAAGGAGATTTGGATCAACTCCTCATTCTGGATTTGGACTTGGACTTGAGAGATTAATACAATATATAACAGGAATGGCCAATATTAGAGATGTCATACCATTTCCAAGGACTCCTAAAACTCTTTATTTCTAA